Proteins encoded by one window of Nitrospira sp. CR1.1:
- a CDS encoding protein-glutamate O-methyltransferase CheR, protein MRYAMAETNTVRKTELPAPKLNPDTFKQLRDLIYEMTGIHFQDNKTYLLESRLLPRLKACRCQTFENYLNFLRFDAYRDREITELYTVITTNETYFFRDEAQLDTFMKVMIPEVMKTNAQTKQLRIWSAACSTGDEPYTLALLLRDYPPLAGWTIDILATDISENVLNIARTATYSSHSLRKVPPAMLARYFTGKKEEQTLAQPVKDMVRFMNVNLYDRPRLKLIRGIDIIFCRNCLIYFDEKAKAQIVSDLRDALRPKGYLMIGFSETLLDKAGHFKTIHAGRSVIHEKQ, encoded by the coding sequence ATGAGGTACGCGATGGCCGAGACAAACACGGTGAGAAAAACGGAGCTGCCCGCGCCAAAGCTGAACCCGGACACATTCAAGCAGCTCCGGGATCTCATCTATGAGATGACCGGCATTCATTTTCAGGATAACAAGACGTACCTGCTCGAAAGCCGGTTGCTCCCTCGTTTGAAGGCGTGCCGCTGTCAGACATTCGAAAACTATCTCAACTTTTTGCGCTTCGATGCCTACCGGGACCGGGAAATCACCGAGCTGTACACAGTCATCACCACGAATGAAACCTACTTTTTTCGCGATGAAGCTCAGCTCGACACGTTTATGAAAGTGATGATTCCGGAAGTCATGAAAACAAACGCCCAGACAAAACAACTTCGCATCTGGAGCGCCGCCTGCTCGACCGGTGACGAACCGTACACCCTTGCGCTGCTGCTTCGCGACTATCCTCCGCTTGCCGGCTGGACCATCGATATCCTGGCGACCGACATCAGTGAGAATGTCCTGAACATCGCACGGACAGCCACCTATTCATCCCATTCGTTGCGGAAGGTTCCTCCGGCGATGCTCGCGCGTTATTTCACCGGAAAAAAGGAAGAACAGACGTTGGCGCAGCCGGTGAAGGACATGGTGCGGTTCATGAATGTCAATCTGTACGACCGTCCCAGGCTGAAACTGATCCGCGGGATCGATATCATTTTTTGCCGCAACTGCCTCATCTATTTCGACGAGAAAGCCAAGGCGCAGATCGTATCGGACCTGCGCGATGCCCTCCGGCCGAAGGGCTACCTGATGATCGGATTTTCCGAGACCCTGCTCGACAAGGCAGGGCATTTCAAAACCATTCATGCGGGCCGTTCAGTTATTCATGAGAAACAGTAA
- a CDS encoding helix-turn-helix domain-containing protein: MNNALTPTTNVSLDSVSASEGEILTVSEVARFLRVPKSTVYKLARLGELPASKIGKHWRFLRRDIHEWIHSRTQHH; encoded by the coding sequence ATGAACAACGCTCTTACGCCCACAACCAACGTCAGCCTCGACAGTGTATCGGCGTCGGAAGGCGAGATTCTCACCGTGTCGGAAGTTGCACGGTTCCTGCGCGTGCCGAAATCCACGGTGTATAAACTCGCGCGTCTGGGAGAATTGCCTGCCTCCAAAATCGGAAAGCACTGGCGGTTCCTCCGACGCGACATTCACGAATGGATACACAGCCGGACCCAGCACCACTGA
- a CDS encoding P-loop NTPase, with amino-acid sequence MATIVSIGSGKGGVGKSVIAANLAMLLAKRGQRVVLADLDVGGADAHILFGLLNPPRTLTDFVERRVERLEEVLQPISAHPFLQLLPGTGDTLATANLPYAKKKRLIRHFSQLQADVILVDIGAGTSYHALDFFLMADRYLTVATPDPTSVLDLYRFIKLAAIRRVLSGFLSRDAVSEALSDRDFASIDEVIQAVGETDPNARETASRTLQGFQPHLIVNRVSGKSRVNVLQLKKLLKEYVGGDLTMLGEIPDDPAMTRAVRSYLPVVEFEPTAPASVALNGAADALLIELNRPSPIPAESVPSPERAA; translated from the coding sequence ATGGCTACGATCGTTTCGATAGGATCAGGCAAAGGCGGTGTTGGAAAAAGTGTCATTGCCGCCAATCTGGCCATGTTATTGGCCAAACGGGGCCAGCGCGTGGTGCTGGCCGATCTCGATGTGGGTGGCGCCGATGCCCACATCCTGTTTGGCCTGCTGAATCCTCCTCGCACCCTGACCGATTTCGTCGAGCGGCGGGTGGAACGGCTGGAAGAGGTTCTTCAGCCGATCTCGGCCCACCCCTTCCTGCAGCTCCTGCCCGGCACCGGGGATACGCTGGCGACCGCCAATCTGCCCTATGCCAAGAAAAAGCGCCTGATTCGCCACTTTTCCCAGCTGCAGGCTGACGTTATCCTTGTCGATATCGGCGCCGGCACCAGTTACCATGCGCTGGATTTCTTCCTCATGGCTGACCGGTACCTGACGGTGGCGACGCCGGATCCGACATCGGTCCTCGATCTGTACCGATTCATCAAATTGGCCGCGATTCGGCGTGTGTTATCGGGATTCTTGTCCAGGGACGCCGTGAGCGAGGCGCTCTCGGATCGCGATTTCGCCAGCATCGACGAAGTCATCCAGGCCGTGGGCGAGACGGATCCGAATGCCAGGGAAACAGCCAGCCGGACCTTGCAAGGGTTTCAGCCCCACCTCATCGTGAATCGCGTCTCCGGCAAATCGCGCGTGAATGTGCTGCAGTTGAAAAAGCTATTGAAGGAATATGTCGGGGGAGACTTGACGATGCTGGGCGAGATTCCCGACGATCCGGCTATGACCCGCGCAGTTCGCAGTTATCTGCCCGTGGTGGAATTCGAGCCCACCGCGCCTGCATCCGTCGCGCTGAACGGCGCGGCAGATGCGCTCTTGATTGAACTCAACCGACCCTCGCCGATACCTGCCGAATCTGTCCCCTCACCGGAGCGGGCTGCATAG
- the fliS gene encoding flagellar export chaperone FliS, translated as MIATAANAYQQTQVMTASRVQLIVLLYDSAIQSMELAREAILTNNYKDKARFLDRSMAIVGELSSVLDFERGGEIAVSLHRLYDYMVQQCIQANLRHNGKHLDGPIRCLTTLREGWQVVARQEAVAHVGA; from the coding sequence ATGATTGCCACCGCCGCTAACGCCTATCAACAGACGCAAGTCATGACAGCCAGCCGGGTGCAACTGATCGTGCTGCTCTACGATTCCGCCATTCAATCGATGGAGCTTGCCCGGGAGGCCATTCTCACCAACAACTACAAGGATAAGGCCCGATTCCTCGACCGCAGCATGGCCATCGTTGGAGAGTTATCCAGCGTCCTGGATTTCGAGCGGGGCGGGGAGATTGCCGTGTCCCTGCACCGGTTGTACGACTACATGGTTCAGCAGTGTATCCAGGCCAATCTCCGGCATAACGGAAAACACCTGGACGGACCGATTCGCTGTCTGACGACCCTGCGGGAAGGATGGCAGGTCGTGGCAAGGCAAGAAGCGGTGGCGCATGTCGGCGCCTAG
- the fliD gene encoding flagellar filament capping protein FliD: MAISFGGLGNGVDFGQVVTELAKVQRVPIDALNAKKKNLQTKLTDYGSLGNKLLALQSAANALRLPNSFDRTTTTVSDETKLTAQAGVGAATGSYTVQVTQLAKAHQITNNAAKAVAATTTPIVSGGPGTFTFQVGTGAPQTVTLNDGATLDDLRSAINDLGAGVTASVINTGTVSSPAYRLTLTATATGAANAVTVVTDTTSLDFTNTSGTGGRSTLQAGQNAIVVIGEPDQTTISIERESNVISDAIPDVTLTLKSKTVTTPAPEPVTVNITTDPDSVKTNIKALATAYNDIVKFVNERTTYDISTKTGGIFFNESTAKSVLSQLRTALSGEVGGLATYKSVGAVGFKTERDGTITIDDAKLDAALASNYSATKALFVTQPTSSGIADRVVKAVDFLDAVDTGAFTVRKAAITNQIGKLTDEIGRKEDIASQYEERLRLQFASLDSLLQKLQSQTSALRALQ; this comes from the coding sequence ATGGCGATTAGCTTCGGCGGGTTAGGCAATGGCGTGGACTTTGGCCAGGTCGTCACTGAGTTGGCTAAAGTCCAACGCGTGCCCATCGACGCGTTGAACGCGAAGAAGAAAAACCTGCAGACGAAACTGACGGATTACGGTTCACTCGGCAACAAACTGCTTGCGCTCCAGAGCGCGGCCAATGCCCTTCGCCTCCCGAACAGCTTTGACCGGACGACCACCACGGTCAGCGACGAGACCAAATTGACCGCTCAAGCCGGCGTCGGCGCGGCCACCGGCAGTTACACGGTCCAAGTTACTCAATTAGCCAAAGCGCATCAGATTACCAACAACGCTGCCAAAGCGGTCGCAGCCACGACGACTCCGATCGTCTCCGGCGGCCCTGGCACCTTTACTTTCCAAGTTGGAACCGGCGCGCCTCAAACCGTGACGCTTAACGACGGCGCCACACTCGACGACCTTCGTTCCGCCATCAACGATCTGGGAGCCGGTGTGACCGCCTCCGTGATCAACACCGGAACCGTGTCCAGCCCGGCATATCGCTTGACCCTCACCGCCACCGCAACGGGTGCTGCCAATGCCGTGACGGTCGTCACGGACACCACAAGTCTAGATTTTACCAACACGAGCGGGACCGGAGGCCGCAGCACGCTACAAGCCGGGCAGAACGCTATTGTCGTGATCGGGGAACCGGATCAGACGACGATTTCAATCGAACGTGAAAGCAATGTGATCAGCGACGCCATTCCGGATGTCACCCTCACCCTGAAATCCAAGACCGTCACCACACCCGCACCGGAGCCGGTCACAGTCAATATCACCACCGACCCCGACAGCGTCAAAACCAATATCAAGGCTCTGGCGACCGCCTACAACGATATCGTGAAGTTCGTCAATGAGCGGACGACGTACGATATTTCGACGAAGACCGGTGGAATTTTTTTCAATGAGAGTACGGCGAAAAGCGTGTTGAGCCAGTTGCGCACCGCACTCTCCGGAGAGGTCGGCGGATTGGCCACCTATAAGAGCGTGGGGGCGGTCGGGTTCAAAACGGAGCGTGATGGCACCATCACGATCGACGATGCCAAATTGGACGCGGCATTGGCGAGCAACTACAGCGCAACGAAGGCGTTGTTTGTGACGCAACCGACGTCAAGCGGCATCGCGGACCGTGTCGTCAAGGCTGTCGATTTTCTCGATGCCGTCGATACCGGTGCGTTTACCGTCAGGAAGGCGGCTATCACCAACCAGATCGGCAAACTCACCGACGAAATCGGGCGCAAGGAAGACATCGCGTCGCAATATGAAGAGCGGCTGCGGCTTCAATTCGCATCGCTTGATTCATTGCTGCAAAAGCTCCAAAGCCAAACCAGCGCTCTCAGGGCGTTACAATAA
- a CDS encoding flagellin FliC has product MALVVNTNVASLAAQRNLAVNQAQLGRSVERLSSGLRITRAADDAAGLGVSETLRAQIRSINQANRNAGDGISLTQVADGAAATIGSLLSRMRELATQSASGTLGTTERSYLDQEFVALRSEIDRISTTTEYNGQPLLSGSSNTFEVFIGFKSGSGNSLNVALDDLDVAAVGLTGASVSTATAAQTMLAKIDSAISAVATARANYGSIQSRFEVAIQNLTVTAENFTAAESRIRDADIAQETSVFTKNQILTQSGIAILAQANSLPQQALALLRG; this is encoded by the coding sequence ATGGCATTAGTAGTCAATACCAACGTTGCGTCCCTGGCAGCTCAGCGAAACCTGGCGGTCAACCAGGCTCAATTGGGCCGTTCAGTCGAGCGGTTGTCATCTGGTTTGCGGATCACCCGTGCGGCCGATGACGCGGCCGGTTTGGGCGTGTCCGAAACCTTGCGGGCGCAAATTCGCAGTATCAATCAGGCCAATCGAAACGCCGGTGACGGCATCAGCTTGACGCAGGTCGCCGACGGTGCGGCGGCGACGATCGGCAGCTTGTTGTCTCGTATGCGTGAGTTGGCGACTCAGTCGGCCAGCGGAACGTTGGGAACGACCGAGCGTTCCTACCTGGACCAGGAATTTGTGGCATTGCGTTCGGAAATCGACCGGATTTCCACGACCACGGAATATAACGGTCAGCCGCTTCTGAGCGGAAGCAGCAACACGTTTGAGGTCTTTATCGGCTTCAAGAGTGGATCGGGCAATTCGTTGAACGTGGCCTTGGATGACCTCGACGTGGCGGCGGTCGGTTTGACCGGCGCAAGCGTGTCGACGGCGACGGCCGCGCAGACGATGCTGGCGAAAATCGACAGCGCGATCAGCGCAGTCGCAACCGCCCGCGCGAATTACGGTTCCATCCAGAGCCGGTTCGAAGTCGCGATCCAGAATCTGACGGTCACGGCCGAAAACTTCACCGCGGCCGAATCGCGGATTCGAGATGCGGACATTGCCCAGGAGACATCTGTGTTCACGAAGAACCAGATCCTCACCCAATCCGGCATCGCGATTTTGGCACAAGCCAATTCGCTGCCACAGCAAGCGTTGGCGCTGCTGCGAGGATAA